From the genome of Phalacrocorax carbo chromosome 5, bPhaCar2.1, whole genome shotgun sequence:
GGTCAATTCTTGCAGCACCGAGAAACTAATTTGCGTTACCTAGCACTGGAAAGCATGTGCACGCTTGCCAGCTCTGAATTCTCACATGAGGCTGTGAAAACACACATAGAAACAGTTATCAATGCATTGAAGGTAAATATTTAAGTGTGCAGTCTGTTTTAAGTGTTGTCTTCTCCCCTGTCTCAATGTCCTCTCCCCCACTGCCCCAAGCCCTCCATCCCCAATTAAGCTAATAATATTTGGGGACCAAATGAGTTATTCTCAGAAGTCTGCTGTAGGTTTTTTCCTTAATCCTGCAAAATTTTGCTGTACTGGCAACAATAGAGGTCAGCTTCagtttatttctgcagtttacTAGTAAATCTGATACTTGTAGCTGTGGCCCCAGTACAACTTTGGTATCTCCTCAAGCTGTAGACTGAAGATGAATAATTCTTTCAAAACATGGAATTCCAAAACAGAGAGTGGTGGGAAGACTTTGCTTTATTACTGTCTTGCTGGTATCAAACACTATTCGTTCACTGCAGTAGCTTATGGTAAGCAGTAGAGCAGATGAACTTCCACTCTGGAATTAGAAGGTCAAGAAACCAGAAAGACGCATTCCCAGGCCATGTTTATGTGagaaagcagaagtcaaaagaggAAGACTGACATGCTTGTCAATTTACTTGCACACTGCAGTGTTTACATGTATTGTTTTCTTCCAAGCTCGTGCTGGAGCGTATCGATACATTTGCTGATACAAGGGAAGCTCAACATCAAACTTGCAGATAGCTAACTACCCATTGGCTTGGTGACAGTTTGATAATTTCAGCCAGTTATTAGTGGATTTGTGGCCAGTGGTGCCCGTTACCCAGTGCACAGAGGAACAGAGTCATTCACCCTAGTTAGGGTAGTAGGGGAGTGATCTGTACAGAATCCTCCATCCTTTCAGCACTTGCACAGGTCTGAGTATGTAtactacagaaacaaaacctgatgATTTGAATTTTTGTAATATTATCTAAAAGCAGGAAGCTGTCCAAGTCTCTGGTGACCTCTTTCTATGTGACTGAAAGTGAGAATAACATGAAAAACTCATAGCTTGTGAAGGGCATCTCTTAAGTTCATTCTGCATCTGAAAGATtatgaaaatgcatgttttatatTTGACTATGGATTATAGTAAGTTTCATCTCTTCAGTAAGTTGCACGTGCTTTTCAAATAAAGTTGAAATCATCGTGACCTTTTGCTGTGTTGTTCTTTTGCAGACTGAAAGAGATGTAAGTGTACGACAAAGAGCTGTAGATCTCCTGTACGCAATGTGTGACCGAAGCAATGCCCAACAGATTGTTGCTGAAATGCTGAATTACTTGGAGACTGCTGATTATTCCATTAGAGAAGAAATTGTGAGATACTtttgtttccttaatttttttcatagctggCTTTGGCACCATATGTATCACTTATTGATTGCAATGCTGGATAGCCAAAACCCCTGAAGTTTGTAGTCTAATAGCAAAGAGTGTTCTTCATTTAGGTTAAActaatggggtgggggggggagtggggaaaCACCCTTTTAAactagaaattttaaaaactactcTTGGTCTCTGGGCATTGCATATAGAAAGTGCAGTGAATTTTATCAGTGCTTGAGCAAATAAAATCTCTAGATCTGAGAGTTATGTCCTACTGTAGTCAACTATTTAATAGCTTCAAAAATTAGTGATAAATACATATTTGCAGGTAGAACTCCATACTGTGTATGCTGTGAGAACATTCTCTGTCTAAGGATTCCCAAAAGCAATACCTTATCAGCTAAAAGAGAGGCATGATATctgtccctttcctcccagcaggaaaaaaaaatccaaaagttgAAATACTCACTTGACAACCTTCCTAGAATGGTGGCCAAAACCTGTACTTGGAGTAATTATTTAGCTTAATTAGGTGCTAAAGTTTCTTGATCAGAGAAGTTAACATAGAATACAGGGTTAGTTGATGTACCTCTTGTACTGTCTTGTTGCTGTTGGCAATCTACCCTGACTTGGCAGATAATGTGAATTTCACTCTGTTAATTTACTACTCCTAAAAGAGTAGGTCAGTATAAATGCAACTGATAAATTATGTGGGGGGTGTCTTACTATGCTGATTGTTTGCTTCAGTATATAGGAATCTTAGTATGACCTGAAAAAGCCAGCTATATTGTGGTGACTCTGGTCTGTCTCTGCTAGCTGGAgtttacaccttttttttttcccagaggtCTCCAATTTCCTACTTGGTCCTGTCTCAGTTGATGGCTTAGATGACATTTTTatagcaaacaaaaaatgttcAGTAAGTTGCTCTTGATCGCTTAGGTACACAGTTAAAAAGTCACAGATGCAACATATTTGAATGCATTATGGGGAAAGCATTATGTACCTGGGAACTGCTGTGCTCTGGCACAGAACACCAGTGTTGATCTTTCACCTTAGCTGTGGGAGCAATTGCACAAGCTGGCACACCAGAAACTGAGGTTTCTGGGCTACCATGGGATATCACTAGGTGTATATGAAAGTGAATCTTGATACACAGCTTCTATTCTAAGCTAGTCAACCTTCTTTATTCTCGTATGCGTGTTCAGGTTCTGAAAGTGGCAATTCTAGCTGAGAAGTATGCAGTGGATTATACCTGGTACGTGGATACAATCTTGAATCTGATTCGCATTGCTGGTGACTATGTCAGTGAAGAAGTGTGGTATCGAGTTATTCAGATTGTCATCAACAGGGATGATGTTCAAGGATATGCAGCAAAGACTGTTTTTGAGGTGAGAATAACTGGTTTAAATTCACTTTCAAAATGAGGTAGGAATTAAGTAAACACCGTGTGATATAGCAGGTGTGTGTGCTTTCCCATGTGAGGGAGGAGTAAAAATATGATCCTGAGTATTTCAACAAAATGCTGCTGAAGCTTTCAAGTAAAACTAGCACCACTGATTTCCAGAGACTGTATTAAGTTGATGGGAAGCTTCTCTGGCTTAAGTAGTGTAGAATGCACCTGGTACTGCTCTGGTGTTGGTGAGGGAGGGCAAGGTGGGTTGTTATTTTTGTGGATGGCATTGAATGGATGGCTTAGTAAGGAAATTACATTACCTGCAAAATTACTGGAATGTAGTAAAAATAGAAGCTTTTTTACAGGgttgcttgccttttttttgtttgtttgcttgttttttctgcATGCAGCAATCTGAAATACCCAAAATCATAACTTGATGATACTTCTGGAAGCATATGTCCATTCCTTCTGTTCAGGAACTGATAAAACTGGAATTTGAACTGTTAAAGGAGAACACTTTCAAATGTCTGGCCTTGTTGCTCTGACTTTGTTTGGATTCTTCATATGggctttctgctctttttatttcctttcctggaCATTTAAGCTGACTTTCAGAACTCATCCCTGCTGTGCGTTTCTTCATACTCAATAAAGACAGTGTTTTTATCTTGGACAACCTCAGCACATTCTTGCCAGGTTTAAATTAAGTGTATCAACATCCTTCTGACACCCCTAAAGATGTAAGAGGGAACCGAAGCAGCTACATGTGTGCTCAAAAGTCCACAGTGCTGCTAGATGGGCTAAGAGTGCTCTTAAGCAGGTAATACCCAAGTTAGAGATTCTTCTATAAAGTCATGCTTTTCTCATAAATGCTCTAAAATGCCCAGACCTATGGTCTGCTCTTACAGGAAAGTAGACCAGGAAGCTGGACATGGAAGTGATAGAAAAGATCTCTTCTGGCACACTGCAGATCAATAACTTAATGTGTTCTTACAGGCCCTTCAAGCTCCAGCATGCCATGAGAATCTTGTAAAAGTAGGTGGCTACATCCTGGGAGAATTTGGAAATCTGATAGCAGGTGATCCAAGATCAAGGTAAAACACCTTCTAAAATGCTGAATTGAAACAGTAACACTTTCTGGAATGTATCTTATGTCTTTTTAATATTCCTAAAGGCCAGTTAACAAATGATTCTGCTTCTGCTAGTAGTGCATTAGTAATGATAGTGTGTACAGAAActcaacaaattatttttcttcccatcttttAAGTCCGCTCATCCAGTTCAACTTGCTACATTCCAAGTTTCATCTGTGTAGTGTTCCTACCCGAGCACTGCTCCTGTCTACCTACATCAAGTTTGTGAACCTGTTTCCAGAAATCAAAACTACAATTCAAGATGTATTGCGCAGTGACAGTCAGCTAAAGAATGCTGACGttgagctgcagcagagagctgtTGAGTATTTGAGGCTGAGTACAATTGCGAGTACTGATATATTGGTAGGTATaatgatgttttgtttttttttaaatgcagaactCTTTAGCTGTGTCTTTTGTCAACAAGTAAACTCCACTGATCCTTACGTGATTGCTTGGAAATCTTAATGCGGGATTAAGGATCCACAGTGTGGGTGCTGATTCTTTTAGTCTACCGAATTCAGCTGCAGTCATCTTTAATTTAGAGCTGAAATCAAAGTTGTTGTTGCTTTAGTGGGACAAATGACTGTTAAAGCAGGCTAATCTGGAGCTGGGAAGCCGGTGAAAGCTGGTGTAGTACAGGGTCTTATAGTATTTGGATACCAAAAGGCTAGTGCTTTGTTTTGAGGACTTACTTGATGGTAGGCAGGAAAATTGTAATTGTGCTGCATTtgtttgggggtgttttttgtcTCTAGAAGTTCAGTGTTTTAACCTGATGTCCTCAGGTCTAGCCAGAGCATGGCATGCTTAGTCTTGACAGCTAATAAATGCTTAGATCCGACTAGATTCTTGGGTAGTCTTCTGTGGTATCAGTCTGGGTCTGCTTGACTTAAGGACCATGAGGTCTGCTATGATCTGattattagtattttttaaaatagcagcGTACCAGATAAGTGATATGAACCTGTTCTCTTAAACACTGCTTTGAGACAacttcagaaagttttaaagaacttttttttaaaaaaaaaaaagtctactcCACCACTGTGCAATAAACTGCACAGTCATTTTCTGTGTGGATGATTACTTCTGCTTTTGCCTAATGCAATCTATAAGGGTCTATCTCTTCAAAGATTCAGAAgttggtttggctttttcagTGAGTTTAAGtaatacacatttttgttttctgtgataaaGGCTACAGTGCTAGAAGAAATGCCTCCCTTTCCAGAGAGGGAATCTTCTATTTTGGCTAAACTCAAGAAGAAGAAAGGCCCAGGCACTGTTACTGACCTGGAAGAGATCAAAAAGGAGAGGAGCTCTGATATGAATGGAAGTGCTGAACCTGCTTCTGTCAATGCCAGTGCTGTTGTGAGTTTAAAAGCTGTTATTTCACTAATGCAAGTGTAAGAAAAGAATGGTTTTCCTAAAGTGGCTTTTCAGGGGTTTAAAGCTTCTCATCTCAAACTTAAGGCTATGGATGTTGCTATAAAGTAGCAGGGGAACATACAGCTGCTTTCGCCCCATCGCATGCTTGGATGcaattttcctttggaaatcttacgtaaaaggaaacaaactgcagcgtaaaaaaatcccttttacaTTGTTACCTTGACAAATATTGCTGTAAACTTAGAAACAGGCATTTCCTTGCCACTGAAATTGAAGTCAAGGAGATGataaaattaacatatttaaaagGAGTAACTTGAATTTCAAAGTATCAGCTGTTCTTCTGCTTTGTCTAACATGGtagatattttgcattttgtttcaggTGGCTGCTGTTCTTCCTGTAAGTGGACAGTGCTTGCCTTAACACAGATGTCATTAAATCAATATAATGTTGTTACTATTTATTTGACAGTACTATTCGAGTTCAGTTATGGTAGACAAGGCTATAGACTTGTTTCCTCTGAGCTGAGGCTTCTTATTTTATTGTCAATTAAAGCCGGCATGATGAATTGGTCCCATAATGTAATACtggtttctggttttaatgACTAGCAATGGCTTGTAATGACATTTGAGATGTAGTAGTAGATTACCTAAGGTGAAGAAATATTGTAGCACACTCCCTGCCCTGCTTGTTAAAGCATAATCCTTTAACTCTTAGTCGTTGCAGTATGTAAGAGTAGAAGTCCCAAGTGCAACATCTTTGAATGGACAGAAATACCTTCCAGGAGAAAAATTGCCAAATTTTGTTTGCATGCCAAATTGAGGTGACTGACAGTTAAAATTGCATTATGCTTTATGAGCTTCATTTACGGGTTGCAGCCATGTAAGAAGTTCTGCCGTGTTACTGTCATCAGTGGCTTTGGTGTGACCCTGGCTTAGATGCCAAGAATATGTTCCAACTGTTTGTTTTAAGTAGTTCTTATGGATTggcttctgaatttttttttgccagggaGTTTTTCATTATACTGCATCAAATTCAGTCTTTGGAGTATATGATAACTTTGAGTTTgcttacaaaaccaaaatttcaGACTCCATCCAAATGCATCTCATGACTCATCTTCAGCATATCTGGCATATTGTAGGCTGCTAATGTCTAGTATGTGAACATTTCATTTAACAGTCTATGCTTTGTTTTTGTATGTGACTTAAGCACATATATGCAGCCCCTGTTGCGTGATTCTGTGTCCTAGCTACTTGATTTGatgagaaaaaattttttttaaaggttctCGCCTCCACCTTTAGTGTTTGCAGCTTGAACTAGCTACAGAGACTGCTTTCTTGCTGGTTGGGTTTTACATTGTTTCTAAGGTTTGCCAAGCTTCAAAAACCCAGGACTAAACTGATAGTCAATTCTAAAGATGCTGTGATGTTTTAATTTAGGTTTGCATAAAAGCCACTGCCTTTCTTGCTGGATTCTTCATGAAAGAAATGCAACACACTTGCATTTTATTCCCTACAGTACTTAATTTCCCTTGAAACTAAGAGGGGAGAATGGGGGGAGCAggggcgggggagcggcggggaggAACATcatctttcttctgcagaatCAGATTCTAGACAGAtgaagtttggttttgttttttttttttatatttaatggTTAGGTGGACAAAactttcaaaagggaaaaaagaaaaccatgtcTGTAAATGAGCTTAAGTTGACACGCAAGGTGATAACTGCATTCACAAAGCCTCCTGCGTCCATTCAAAGCTTGATTTCGGGTGGGGAGAGGCATTTTGCCATAGCTTAGTTGTCTATGCAAAAGAGacagctttgttttggttttgctgtagTGTAACACCGAAGTGTCTTGTCTTCCCTAGTCCACTCCTTCTCCATCTGCGGATCTGCTGGGTCTGGGCGCTACCCCTCTCACCAATTCAGCTCCCCCACCGTCCTCTAGTGGTAGCCTGTTGGTGGATGTATTTTCAGATTCAGCTTCTGCAGTTGCACCTCTTGCTCCTGGTTCTGATGACAACTTTGCGAGGTAATTAAggaatctgaagaaaaatttgtCTGTTAAAACAggattagaggaaaaaaattacatacaataacttttggttttgttccagcTTACTGAATGCATTCCTGGGTGGTAGTTGTGCAGTAAGAGAGGTGCTCTTGAACTCTATGCTGGATGTGCTATCTTAATTGAATACCTCTGCTTGTGGAAAAACTGAGTCTGTAGTAATCAACCTGAGGATATTAGCCACACAGTATTGCCTAGTTTTCATGCTGGTTTTGCTTCGTTAAACTAAGATGCTTGTGCATCTCAACCTCCAAATTCAAGATGTATTATCTGGCCTGATATGAATACATTTATTCTTATTTCCATAAAGTATTCTCATGCCTATCCACTTACGGTAAGCTGATACTGTAACAGTGAGATGGATTATATCCAGAGATACTGATTCTCAGAATTTCAAGATATACTTAAATTGTTCTGCTACTGTCTGACAAACAGGTGGGAAAAGGGGGTTAAAAACCAataagtgcttttctttttttgagggggATTTGTTGCAAGTATCTTCCTAATTATGTTAAGTATAGTGTAGGTGCAGTGTGTTATTAATCCCGATAATATTAAAAGCCACTGTGTGTACACTCAAATGTTATTTGGCTaaaattttggaaataaatagtATAAGATCACAGGATGTCTATAAAAATCTGTTGTCTTATTGGTCAAAGAATGTCTTAGTGTTGTCAAGGAACAAATTTTGAATGAAGTCATGACAAATGTGCAATGCATCTTAATATAAAAGACATAATTAGCAAAACTAATCTGCCTGGATCATTGAGACTTTCATCAAAATTTTATATTAGGCAATGCATTGTTGCAGGTTGGCAGTGATGAAGCCTTGATCCTGTGTTTCTCTTGGAAGGCAATAAGTGATGTTTAATCATGCTACACAATACCAAGATTTTAAGAAGCTACACAAGCTTTTGTtagagcctttttttttagagaaaaaaaagaaaccagcacTAGTGGCTTCATAAGCAAAAGTTACCTAaacagttttctctttctgcagaagaaagtaTAGCATTGCCCAACCCTTTGGTCTGTCTGTAGATGATGAAACGCTTCTCTAATGATACCGAGAAGTTGCTTTTTACAGTTTCCTGCCTCTTTTTAGTGCTGTTATCACTTTTGTTTCTAATTTGTTACTTGGGTAAGTCGTTCTCTGTGTGCCCATATATTCTTGCCTATGCTTAATACTTGtgtatttttaagaactgaTTGTGCAGCTGTAGTTAGAAGTGCCACTAAGGTGGTTAAGGCATCCACTTCAAAGCGCCCATTTGTAGTAGTTAATATGCATCTGCATTTATGGTTTTGAACTAAAACTTTTTTGCTGTCACAATTAAACACCTAAAAGGACTTGGTTCTTTAAGAAGCATAAATTTAAGCTGCTGAACACTTTTAGCTGTCTCCTGCCTTGGGGAAGAATTGCTGGTTCCTAACAAtcagggaggggtggggtgggggagagaagtGGGGGAAAACATCGCCTAATGCCTAAAACCTTTCTAGGTGTACTGAGCTAGGGCAGCTAATAAATTCTTCATGCATTAAACTCAGCAGTGCCATTTTTGAGGAAGGAGGTAAAAGAAATAACTAAGCACTAAGCTGTCTTTACTAACTCCTGCTATCTCTGTCGCTActgcctttcttcctttgtgcTGCCTGAACTAGCCCTGACCTGGCTTCATCTGAGGTAGTTTCTGAGGAACCAGCTGATACTGTGCATGATGCTGATGAGCTTTTTCACAAGTAAGCAATACTAAAACCTTGCAAGGCTGGGCAACATCCAGAATATAGTTATAAAGCAAAACTATATTGTGCATTATCTTAATACCAGCAAAACTAGAGAAACATGTACTGTCCGACTTGTGGCTAGAACACCTCTGTAGATGCTGTGGATTTTTTGACAAGCTCATGAATACACAGGTTAGAGCTGCCTTTACAAGTTGGTGCTATCGCACACTGCTCTAGAATGAGGCAATGTCAGTTGTATATTATGTTTTGCAACTACTCACaagtaaaggaaaaacataAGACTAAATTGTCAAAATTACTGATATTTGGGAGTATGTTTTAAGTGCCTTGTATGCAAAAGGCTGATGTTTGCTGACCACCTCTTCTACTTTTAAGTGAAGGGTGACGGAGAGGACTGAAATCACTGCAGAACGGGCTTCCTCTCtcaaagtaggaaaaaaatacagctttcagTTGACTTACGTGACACAGAACTGATAAAACaagggattcttttttttctttcaggtttaaACAGTCAAAGCTCCAAACTTTTCAATTCTGCACCAACCTAATGAGTTTCTTATTCATATTCTTgacaacttctgaaaaaaacctagTCTGTTGCCTGGTTCTTTATagacagtgtgtgtgtgtgtgtatagcaTATTGTGGCTTCCTTCATAGTTTCTCAGATATCCtatcaaataaaaatttcagttcttttagTGTCCTACAAGTGGTGGTTTTGGTTGTAAAATTGTCTTTTCTAACTGCAGTTTTCTGCAAAGACCTCTCTCACAGACTGATGCACTCTAGGTTAACCACAATCTTCATCCTCTGTGTAAACCCTGAATTTTGTGGTTCTAAATATTGTTTAATGTGGCTcaatttaaaacatgttttccctctctttccctaGGTTTGTGTGTAAAAATAATGGAGTCTTATTTGAAAATCAGTTGCTACAAATTGGATTGAAGTCTGAATTTCGACAGAACCTGGGTAAGATCTTTCAGGCCAAGTGGTTAGCTGTCTGCATTATCAACCTCAATGCCAGCATGATATTGCAGATAGGACTTGCTTTTCAGCTACTTCAGAATTCACAGAAATGTGAATTCAGGCCTAACCTGTCTTTAGAATCTTCACTGTTTGTGTGTCCCTGGCTTCTGTAGGTTCATTTCCTtaaactttttgttttggtagCTGAGATGAAATGGGGAGTGTTAAGTGGTACTATAAGCTCCAGCTCTTGCTGCCTAGTTAAGGCTGGTACAACCAGGGTTATAAAGGCCCATTCTCCTCAATTTTTGCATCTTACAGTATAGCTTTTTGTAAGTGATACACAAGACATTTCAGACATATCTAGCATAATACATTAATGCACAAGATACTGAAAACATCTAGAAGGAGCTGGGAATTGAACACAGACCAGTGCTAGGATTGCTCACTTCTTCTGCATCACTTTTGGCACCATAATAGCTCCTCTACATAGAAATGAATGTTCTTCAGCAACTGAAGGACTTCCACTGATAATTGCCTGTGTGACAGCTACTGTGGGAGAGGcctgatgtttttgttttaatgtgttatttcattttgaacTGTGAATATCTTGGTAAGACAAACCATGTAAATTATGCTTTGTTtgtaaaagctgttttaaagaaagatggaaagacAAGTGTATTTGATACTTGAAGTACAGTAGTTCAATACATGTGACATAActaaaaattctgatttttattcttttcttgctAGGACGTATGTTCATATTCTATGGTAATAAGACATCAACACAGTTCTTGAATTTTACTCCAACAGTAATCTGCTCGGATGACCTACAGTCAAATATCCTTAAATGCAGTAGCATGTGTCTGTTCTTacttgggttttgtgttttaagcCCACAAAATTATTATAAAGCTGCTGGATCAAGGCATGGTGTCCTTGAACACGAAGGAATGAGAAACTTGCTGATAACTTTCTACAGGTCTCTTAGAAAGAACAAGTCTTGAGCAGAGATGGAAGATTCTCTCCTTAAAGGTCTGGTTACAAACACAAATTTTACTGTTGAAATAAGGAGAAATTAGGCTGAATAAATATGTATTGTAATTCTGTAGCTTTCTCCACTGTCATGACGTAGCAGGGGGTATAGATGTGGTGTCCTTCAAGTCCTGTATTAGCAGATAACCTCGGACTTGAGATCGAGGTAGGGGAATACATGTACACAAAGATGATATTTTCAAATAAGCTCATAATTTACAGTTCGTCCTTAATGCTTGGTATTGCTAATTGAGGATTTCTGGGAGGCTATGTAATCAAGCTTGTTTGACTCAAAACAGCACTGTGATGTTCACATCAAAATGAGACAAtccagtgggttttttttattgtgaagTCTGTGCCTTCATACCTTTTTGGGCcgtctttctttaaaaatatccaaaataacTGAGAATTGTGGAGGTTATTCCTTCCATGTCTGtcaatttggaaaaaaaaaataaaaaaaaaacaacccacccctTTTTTTGCAGTACAAGAATTGAGCTTTGAATATTCAGTAGCATATAGAGACTGAGTGGACACTATGCTAATTCCTTGTGTAGCTGTTGGAGGATTtgcaggttggtttttttttttgtttggtttgttggttttttttggttggttttttttttaaagttatcaATTCATTGATCAGTTTCCTTAACCACATCTTATGCCTGAATCTTCAGACAAAACCTGTTGATCCCACAGTGGATGGAGGTGCACAGGTTCAACAGGTGGTGAACATTGAATGTGTGTCAGACTTTATGGAAGCTCCAATCCTGAACATTCAATTCAGGTAAAACACAGGATTCAAATGCTAGTGAATTAATCAGATGAAAGATGTTAAATTTGTCCTGGTCCTCTTACTGAAGTGTAGAATATGGACACCCAAAGCTGTTTTGGGTGGATGACTTATGTGAAAAATTGACTAACTAAGCTTTAAGCTACTGGAAGAGGTAGGGAATCCACTTGGAAcaatatagt
Proteins encoded in this window:
- the AP2A2 gene encoding AP-2 complex subunit alpha-2 isoform X5, with translation MPAVSKGDGMRGLAVFISDIRNCKSKEAEIKRINKELANIRSKFKGDKALDGYSKKKYVCKLLFIFLLGHDIDFGHMEAVNLLSSNRYTEKQIGYLFISVLVNSNSELIRLINNAIKNDLASRNPTFMGLALHCIANVGSREMAEAFAGEIPKILVAGDTMDSVKQSAALCLLRLYRTSPDLVPMGDWTSRVVHLLNDQHLGVVTAATSLITTLAQKNPEEFKTSVSLAVSRLSRIVTSASTDLQDYTYYFVPAPWLSVKLLRLLQCYPPPDPAVRGRLTECLETILNKAQEPPKSKKVQHSNAKNAVLFEAISLIIHHDSEPNLLVRACNQLGQFLQHRETNLRYLALESMCTLASSEFSHEAVKTHIETVINALKTERDVSVRQRAVDLLYAMCDRSNAQQIVAEMLNYLETADYSIREEIVLKVAILAEKYAVDYTWYVDTILNLIRIAGDYVSEEVWYRVIQIVINRDDVQGYAAKTVFEALQAPACHENLVKVGGYILGEFGNLIAGDPRSSPLIQFNLLHSKFHLCSVPTRALLLSTYIKFVNLFPEIKTTIQDVLRSDSQLKNADVELQQRAVEYLRLSTIASTDILATVLEEMPPFPERESSILAKLKKKKGPGTVTDLEEIKKERSSDMNGSAEPASVNASAVSTPSPSADLLGLGATPLTNSAPPPSSSGSLLVDVFSDSASAVAPLAPGSDDNFASPDLASSEVVSEEPADTVHDADELFHKFVCKNNGVLFENQLLQIGLKSEFRQNLGRMFIFYGNKTSTQFLNFTPTVICSDDLQSSLNLQTKPVDPTVDGGAQVQQVVNIECVSDFMEAPILNIQFRYGGTFQNLSVKLPITLNKFFQPTEMSSQDFFQRWKQLSNPKQEVQNIFKAKHPMDAEITKAKIIGFGSALLEEVDPNPANFVGAGIIHTKTTQIGCLLRLEPNLQAQMYRLTLRTSKEAVSQRLCELLSEQF
- the AP2A2 gene encoding AP-2 complex subunit alpha-2 isoform X4 — protein: MPAVSKGDGMRGLAVFISDIRNCKSKEAEIKRINKELANIRSKFKGDKALDGYSKKKYVCKLLFIFLLGHDIDFGHMEAVNLLSSNRYTEKQIGYLFISVLVNSNSELIRLINNAIKNDLASRNPTFMGLALHCIANVGSREMAEAFAGEIPKILVAGDTMDSVKQSAALCLLRLYRTSPDLVPMGDWTSRVVHLLNDQHLGVVTAATSLITTLAQKNPEEFKTSVSLAVSRLSRIVTSASTDLQDYTYYFVPAPWLSVKLLRLLQCYPPPEDPAVRGRLTECLETILNKAQEPPKSKKVQHSNAKNAVLFEAISLIIHHDSEPNLLVRACNQLGQFLQHRETNLRYLALESMCTLASSEFSHEAVKTHIETVINALKTERDVSVRQRAVDLLYAMCDRSNAQQIVAEMLNYLETADYSIREEIVLKVAILAEKYAVDYTWYVDTILNLIRIAGDYVSEEVWYRVIQIVINRDDVQGYAAKTVFEALQAPACHENLVKVGGYILGEFGNLIAGDPRSSPLIQFNLLHSKFHLCSVPTRALLLSTYIKFVNLFPEIKTTIQDVLRSDSQLKNADVELQQRAVEYLRLSTIASTDILATVLEEMPPFPERESSILAKLKKKKGPGTVTDLEEIKKERSSDMNGSAEPASVNASAVSTPSPSADLLGLGATPLTNSAPPPSSSGSLLVDVFSDSASAVAPLAPGSDDNFASPDLASSEVVSEEPADTVHDADELFHKFVCKNNGVLFENQLLQIGLKSEFRQNLGRMFIFYGNKTSTQFLNFTPTVICSDDLQSSLNLQTKPVDPTVDGGAQVQQVVNIECVSDFMEAPILNIQFRYGGTFQNLSVKLPITLNKFFQPTEMSSQDFFQRWKQLSNPKQEVQNIFKAKHPMDAEITKAKIIGFGSALLEEVDPNPANFVGAGIIHTKTTQIGCLLRLEPNLQAQMYRLTLRTSKEAVSQRLCELLSEQF
- the AP2A2 gene encoding AP-2 complex subunit alpha-2 isoform X1, whose translation is MPAVSKGDGMRGLAVFISDIRNCKSKEAEIKRINKELANIRSKFKGDKALDGYSKKKYVCKLLFIFLLGHDIDFGHMEAVNLLSSNRYTEKQIGYLFISVLVNSNSELIRLINNAIKNDLASRNPTFMGLALHCIANVGSREMAEAFAGEIPKILVAGDTMDSVKQSAALCLLRLYRTSPDLVPMGDWTSRVVHLLNDQHLGVVTAATSLITTLAQKNPEEFKTSVSLAVSRLSRIVTSASTDLQDYTYYFVPAPWLSVKLLRLLQCYPPPEDPAVRGRLTECLETILNKAQEPPKSKKVQHSNAKNAVLFEAISLIIHHDSEPNLLVRACNQLGQFLQHRETNLRYLALESMCTLASSEFSHEAVKTHIETVINALKTERDVSVRQRAVDLLYAMCDRSNAQQIVAEMLNYLETADYSIREEIVLKVAILAEKYAVDYTWYVDTILNLIRIAGDYVSEEVWYRVIQIVINRDDVQGYAAKTVFEALQAPACHENLVKVGGYILGEFGNLIAGDPRSSPLIQFNLLHSKFHLCSVPTRALLLSTYIKFVNLFPEIKTTIQDVLRSDSQLKNADVELQQRAVEYLRLSTIASTDILATVLEEMPPFPERESSILAKLKKKKGPGTVTDLEEIKKERSSDMNGSAEPASVNASAVSTPSPSADLLGLGATPLTNSAPPPSSSGSLLVDVFSDSASAVAPLAPGSDDNFARFVCKNNGVLFENQLLQIGLKSEFRQNLGRMFIFYGNKTSTQFLNFTPTVICSDDLQSSLNLQTKPVDPTVDGGAQVQQVVNIECVSDFMEAPILNIQFRYGGTFQNLSVKLPITLNKFFQPTEMSSQDFFQRWKQLSNPKQEVQNIFKAKHPMDAEITKAKIIGFGSALLEEVDPNPANFVGAGIIHTKTTQIGCLLRLEPNLQAQMYRLTLRTSKEAVSQRLCELLSEQF